A genomic segment from Alphaproteobacteria bacterium encodes:
- the moeB gene encoding molybdopterin-synthase adenylyltransferase MoeB — protein MINELSDQQIERYARHLILPEIGDEGQKKLLEARVLVVGAGGLGNPLLLYLAAAGIGKLGIIDDDLIDLSNLQRQILFDPKHIGQNKSITAKKKLEKLNPDIFIEVYPTRLEEKNCGSIIENYDIVADGSDNFATRYLVHDICFKYKKTLVSAALLKFDGQISTFKAYLGQPHPCYRCLFPEAPPSDMIPRCETAGIIGPIAGLFGTLQAIEIIKEITNIGTSLSGFLLIYDGLHSNFQKISFQRNPDCFLCSPSIK, from the coding sequence ATGATTAATGAACTTTCTGATCAACAAATTGAACGTTATGCACGACATCTTATTTTACCGGAAATTGGTGATGAAGGACAAAAAAAATTATTAGAAGCGCGTGTTCTTGTTGTAGGCGCAGGTGGTCTTGGTAATCCACTTTTACTATATCTAGCTGCAGCAGGTATTGGTAAATTAGGAATTATTGATGATGATTTAATTGACCTTTCAAATCTTCAACGTCAAATATTATTTGATCCAAAACACATCGGGCAAAACAAAAGTATAACTGCAAAGAAAAAGTTAGAAAAGCTTAATCCAGATATTTTTATTGAAGTTTATCCTACACGTCTTGAGGAAAAAAATTGCGGCTCAATTATAGAAAATTATGACATTGTTGCAGATGGAAGTGATAATTTTGCTACCCGCTATCTTGTTCACGATATTTGTTTTAAATATAAAAAAACATTGGTAAGTGCTGCTTTATTAAAATTTGATGGTCAAATAAGTACATTTAAAGCTTATCTCGGGCAACCCCACCCCTGTTATCGATGTCTTTTTCCAGAAGCACCCCCTTCTGATATGATCCCACGTTGTGAAACAGCAGGGATTATTGGTCCGATTGCAGGTTTATTTGGAACATTACAAGCTATTGAAATTATTAAAGAAATTACGAATATTGGTACTAGTCTTTCAGGTTTTTTACTTATATATGATGGGCTTCATAGTAATTTTCAAAAAATAAGCTTTCAGCGTAATCCAGATTGCTTTTTATGTAGCCCATCAATCAAATAG
- the mutL gene encoding DNA mismatch repair endonuclease MutL, giving the protein MTLRLLPPILVNQIAAGEVVERPSSVIKELVENALDAGATKIDVAIKQGGKELIIVSDNGKGMDAQELELAVERHATSKLPNNNLINIQTLGFRGEALPSIGAVGKLTLSSRKVGHEDAWSIEVIGGVKEKIKPTSLDQGTRVELRDLFFATPARLKFLKTSTTEYNHSLDILEKLALAYPKVSFSFKDYTRQIFNLTPSPFIINDDREIIKERIKSLVGEDFIKNSVELSIQREGVSISGFASLPTLHKANAQAQHVFVNQRPVKDRVLQMAIRTAYQDFLARDRYPIIVLYITILPELVDVNVHPAKAEVRFRDAGLMRNLIISVIRQSLASVGHQVSATIGQKTIGNFKSYSNPAVLYNVPHNTNILESNKNDPTLPSMQYNIKNPEARFFALREPERTFYADPASNLAINTKIDTENDYPLGFARAQLHDTYIIAQTKKSVVIVDQHAAHERLVYEKLKKFLNEGNVPRQVLLLPEIVTLKESIVAQFLHHQKELAQFGLIVEPFGTKEILVREIPALLDKANIEALIKDLADELEEDDQTLTLKNRLHEICSSMACHGSVRSGRHLTIDEMNALLRQMETTPFSGQCNHGRPTYIELDLNDIERLFGRR; this is encoded by the coding sequence ATGACTTTGCGTTTATTACCACCTATTCTTGTCAATCAGATTGCTGCAGGGGAGGTTGTTGAACGACCTTCGTCTGTAATTAAAGAGCTTGTTGAAAATGCTTTAGATGCTGGAGCAACAAAGATTGATGTGGCTATTAAACAAGGTGGAAAAGAATTAATTATTGTGTCTGACAATGGCAAGGGTATGGATGCTCAAGAATTAGAACTTGCTGTTGAACGACATGCAACATCAAAATTACCTAATAATAATTTGATTAATATTCAAACACTTGGATTTCGTGGAGAAGCTCTGCCTTCAATTGGTGCTGTGGGTAAGTTAACTTTATCAAGCCGGAAAGTTGGTCATGAAGATGCATGGTCTATTGAGGTGATTGGGGGTGTTAAAGAAAAAATAAAACCAACATCTCTTGATCAAGGTACACGTGTTGAGTTACGTGACCTTTTTTTTGCAACGCCTGCGCGGTTAAAATTTTTAAAAACATCCACAACAGAATATAATCATAGTCTTGATATTTTAGAAAAATTGGCTTTGGCTTATCCCAAGGTTTCTTTTTCTTTTAAAGATTATACAAGACAAATATTTAATTTAACGCCCTCCCCTTTTATTATTAATGATGACAGAGAAATTATAAAAGAACGCATAAAGTCCTTAGTTGGGGAGGATTTTATTAAAAATTCGGTTGAACTTTCAATTCAAAGAGAAGGGGTAAGTATTTCCGGATTTGCCTCACTGCCAACTTTACATAAAGCAAATGCCCAAGCTCAACATGTTTTTGTAAACCAAAGACCCGTTAAAGACAGGGTTTTGCAAATGGCTATACGTACAGCATACCAAGATTTTTTAGCCCGAGATCGCTATCCCATTATTGTACTTTATATAACGATTTTACCTGAACTTGTTGATGTTAATGTTCATCCTGCTAAAGCAGAAGTTCGTTTTCGTGATGCTGGATTAATGAGAAATTTAATTATTAGTGTCATTCGCCAATCCTTAGCTTCCGTGGGTCATCAAGTTTCTGCAACGATTGGACAAAAAACAATAGGAAATTTTAAATCTTATTCAAATCCTGCTGTGCTCTATAATGTTCCACATAATACAAATATATTAGAATCGAATAAAAACGACCCAACATTGCCGTCTATGCAATATAATATAAAAAATCCAGAAGCTCGTTTTTTTGCCTTGCGTGAACCTGAGCGGACATTCTATGCGGATCCTGCAAGCAATTTGGCCATTAATACAAAAATAGATACAGAAAATGATTATCCTTTGGGTTTTGCCAGGGCCCAACTTCATGATACATATATTATTGCTCAAACGAAAAAAAGTGTTGTTATTGTTGATCAACATGCAGCACACGAAAGATTGGTTTATGAAAAATTAAAAAAATTTTTAAATGAAGGTAATGTACCAAGGCAAGTTTTATTGTTACCAGAAATTGTTACATTAAAAGAATCTATTGTTGCCCAGTTTTTGCATCATCAAAAAGAATTAGCCCAATTTGGTTTGATTGTTGAACCATTTGGAACTAAAGAAATTTTAGTTCGTGAGATTCCAGCTTTATTAGATAAAGCAAATATTGAAGCTTTAATTAAAGATCTAGCAGACGAGCTAGAGGAAGATGACCAAACATTAACGCTTAAAAACCGGTTGCATGAAATATGTAGCAGTATGGCATGTCATGGCAGTGTACGATCGGGAAGACATTTAACCATCGATGAAATGAACGCTCTTTTAAGACAAATGGAAACAACACCTTTTAGTGGTCAATGTAACCATGGACGACCTACATATATAGAATTGGATCTTAACGATATTGAGCGGCTTTTTGGGCGACGCTAA
- the ccmD gene encoding heme exporter protein CcmD, with the protein MHNDLNTFYSFLTMGGYGLYIWPVYGVAICILGSTFLYNFWVWRTTRKKFDRQFKRKDF; encoded by the coding sequence ATGCATAATGATTTAAACACTTTCTATTCATTTTTAACAATGGGTGGCTATGGATTATATATATGGCCCGTTTATGGAGTAGCTATTTGCATCTTAGGCTCTACATTTTTATATAATTTTTGGGTTTGGCGTACCACCCGAAAAAAATTTGATCGACAATTTAAAAGAAAAGATTTTTAA
- the ccmE gene encoding cytochrome c maturation protein CcmE, which translates to MLPKNKRLIFIIISMLFFAFGIGIILFVLNDQLVFFYTPSEIKSETIQEKRNLRIGGVVAEGSFTRDTTNNLKIFQITDYTKNVKVYYEGILPDLFREGQGVVVEGVFNKEGTFIAHQVLAKHDENYMPASVVDAIKKSGHWHENKNLSN; encoded by the coding sequence ATGCTTCCTAAAAATAAGCGTCTTATTTTTATCATTATCAGCATGTTATTTTTTGCCTTTGGTATCGGAATTATACTTTTTGTCCTTAATGACCAGCTTGTGTTTTTTTATACACCAAGTGAAATAAAATCAGAAACCATTCAAGAAAAAAGGAATTTAAGAATTGGGGGGGTTGTAGCAGAGGGAAGTTTTACACGTGACACTACAAATAACTTAAAAATTTTTCAAATTACCGATTATACAAAAAATGTTAAAGTTTATTATGAAGGAATACTTCCTGATCTTTTTAGAGAAGGCCAAGGTGTAGTTGTCGAGGGAGTTTTTAATAAAGAGGGTACTTTTATTGCACACCAAGTTCTAGCCAAACACGATGAAAATTATATGCCTGCTTCTGTTGTTGACGCCATAAAAAAATCGGGCCATTGGCATGAAAATAAAAATTTAAGTAATTAA
- a CDS encoding heme lyase CcmF/NrfE family subunit — MIALAGQYSLLLGLIFCSLQVIILGLGLKLNHHKFIHYGYYNINGQFICILLAFFLLIVAYIKSDFSLKVVAENSYILQPLIYKIAAAWGNHEGSILLWILVISCFTFIFYHRNQSLDQKSRSWIMIIQGFMNGIFLLFILTTSSPFQLSPLVENKGAGLNPLLQDPGLALHPPMLYIGYVGFSLSFCFAIAGLITGKINHIWASALYPWVLFSWLFLGIGICLGSYWAYYELGWGGWWYWDPVENASLMPWLAATALIHSLRVLEKRNILKKWSAFLAIITFTLSLIGTFLVRSGILISVHSFASDPSRGIFILDIIVLISGSAFLLFAFKAPLLKETIQFTFLSRENSIILNNLLLCTATATVFLGTFYPVFLEFFSTLKVSVGPPYFNKTFGIIIIPLGLIVIIGMEVAWRKDIWKRLWRNIKLLVISISLSLGLLLLISTENLETIFGFGLSLWIIMGSIHHLTQRLKIFILPFHKSLIIAQNLPWRFYGMIIAHAGIGILLLGIVGNATWTQQIDFNLIPKQTVHFADYNFHFDALKKIDGPNYTAYQATIFVYLQSTHEKILELFPEKRLYLPDQTLTSETAIGRYYLTDIYTVLGEPNTQGIWNIKIYIKPFMIIIWSGFIAIIIGGFLCLVSILSNKKKGNMIYV; from the coding sequence ATGATTGCATTAGCTGGTCAATATAGTCTTTTATTAGGATTAATTTTTTGTAGTCTCCAAGTCATAATACTTGGATTGGGCCTAAAACTTAATCACCACAAATTTATCCATTATGGATATTATAATATTAACGGGCAGTTTATTTGCATTTTATTAGCGTTTTTTTTATTAATAGTTGCCTATATTAAATCTGACTTTTCTTTAAAAGTAGTTGCAGAAAATTCATATATTTTACAGCCTCTTATTTACAAAATAGCTGCAGCTTGGGGTAATCACGAAGGTTCTATCCTTTTATGGATTCTTGTTATTTCTTGTTTTACATTTATATTTTATCACCGTAACCAATCCTTAGATCAAAAATCACGCTCTTGGATTATGATCATCCAAGGATTTATGAATGGTATTTTTTTACTTTTTATTTTAACAACATCTAGTCCTTTTCAACTCTCCCCTTTAGTTGAAAATAAAGGGGCTGGATTAAATCCACTTTTACAAGACCCCGGATTGGCCTTGCACCCCCCTATGCTTTATATTGGGTATGTTGGGTTTTCTCTTTCTTTTTGTTTTGCAATTGCTGGGTTAATTACAGGTAAAATTAATCACATTTGGGCATCAGCCCTTTATCCTTGGGTATTATTTTCATGGTTGTTTTTAGGTATCGGTATTTGTTTAGGAAGTTATTGGGCCTATTATGAATTAGGATGGGGTGGATGGTGGTACTGGGATCCGGTTGAAAATGCATCGTTAATGCCCTGGCTTGCGGCAACCGCCCTTATTCATTCATTACGTGTTTTAGAAAAACGCAATATTCTTAAAAAATGGTCCGCTTTTTTAGCTATTATAACTTTTACCTTAAGTCTTATAGGTACATTCTTAGTACGGTCCGGTATACTTATTTCCGTCCACAGTTTTGCAAGTGATCCAAGCCGCGGTATATTTATATTAGATATTATTGTTCTCATTTCGGGAAGTGCTTTTTTACTTTTTGCTTTCAAAGCACCTCTTTTAAAAGAGACTATTCAATTTACTTTTCTAAGCCGTGAAAATAGTATTATATTGAATAATCTTTTATTATGTACAGCTACCGCCACAGTTTTTTTAGGTACATTCTACCCTGTCTTTTTAGAATTTTTCTCAACACTTAAAGTATCTGTTGGTCCCCCTTATTTTAATAAAACTTTTGGCATTATTATTATTCCTTTAGGCCTTATTGTTATCATAGGTATGGAAGTAGCATGGCGTAAAGATATATGGAAAAGATTATGGCGTAATATAAAATTACTTGTTATCAGTATAAGTTTATCTTTAGGTTTACTACTGTTAATAAGTACAGAAAATTTAGAAACCATTTTTGGATTTGGATTATCTTTATGGATAATTATGGGAAGCATCCATCATTTAACCCAACGGTTGAAAATTTTTATTCTTCCTTTTCACAAAAGTTTGATTATTGCACAGAACTTACCCTGGAGATTCTATGGTATGATTATAGCCCATGCAGGAATTGGCATTTTACTTTTAGGCATTGTTGGTAATGCCACCTGGACACAACAAATTGATTTTAATCTTATTCCTAAACAAACGGTACATTTTGCAGATTATAATTTTCACTTTGATGCTTTAAAAAAAATTGATGGGCCAAACTATACGGCTTATCAAGCGACAATATTTGTTTATTTACAGTCGACCCATGAAAAAATTTTGGAATTATTTCCAGAAAAACGGCTTTATCTCCCAGATCAAACATTAACAAGCGAAACAGCGATTGGCCGATATTATTTAACCGATATTTATACTGTACTGGGGGAACCCAATACCCAAGGTATATGGAATATAAAAATTTATATCAAACCTTTTATGATTATTATATGGTCAGGTTTTATTGCCATAATTATTGGTGGCTTTTTATGTTTGGTATCAATATTATCTAATAAGAAAAAAGGAAACATGATTTATGTTTAA
- a CDS encoding DsbE family thiol:disulfide interchange protein — protein MFKRLPYLLPIIILIAVVFYFGWTLKKGQDPSFIPSALVNQSVPVFNLPVLDQHNFFTQNNLEKKITIINFFASWCIPCEAEIPILRDLVEKEKYIKLIGIGYKDDPIKLKDWLIKLGNPYHVVILDEGKTAIDFGIYGIPETFILDQQGIIRYHHAGPLEQTIVSREIIPTLHNLAN, from the coding sequence ATGTTTAAACGTCTTCCTTATTTATTACCTATTATTATACTTATCGCTGTTGTTTTTTATTTTGGTTGGACATTAAAAAAAGGTCAAGATCCCTCTTTTATACCATCTGCATTAGTTAACCAATCTGTACCTGTCTTTAATTTACCTGTTCTTGACCAACATAATTTTTTTACCCAAAATAATCTTGAAAAAAAAATAACCATAATTAATTTTTTTGCATCCTGGTGCATACCATGCGAAGCAGAAATACCAATCTTACGAGACCTTGTAGAAAAAGAAAAATACATAAAACTCATTGGTATTGGTTATAAAGATGATCCTATTAAATTAAAAGATTGGTTAATTAAATTAGGCAACCCCTATCATGTGGTCATCTTAGATGAAGGAAAAACAGCTATAGATTTTGGTATTTATGGAATACCTGAAACCTTTATTCTTGACCAACAAGGAATTATTCGTTATCACCATGCTGGCCCTTTAGAACAAACGATTGTATCTCGTGAAATTATACCTACTCTCCATAATTTGGCTAATTAA
- a CDS encoding cytochrome c-type biogenesis protein CcmH, protein MTLPPTLEINERAHNLYRQLRCPVCQNQSLEDSDAHLTTDIKKIILNKLEQGETDQQIIDYLVLRYGNFILLDPPLDPYTYLLWLGPLIIFILGLYKIIFFLKKTD, encoded by the coding sequence TTGACCCTACCCCCTACGTTGGAAATTAATGAACGTGCCCATAATCTTTATAGACAGTTAAGATGTCCTGTCTGTCAAAACCAATCTTTAGAAGATTCTGATGCACATTTAACAACTGATATAAAAAAAATTATCCTAAATAAACTAGAACAAGGCGAAACTGACCAACAAATTATTGATTATCTTGTTTTACGTTACGGAAATTTTATTCTTTTAGACCCACCTCTTGATCCTTATACCTATTTGTTATGGTTAGGTCCATTGATCATATTTATTTTAGGGTTATACAAAATTATTTTCTTTTTAAAAAAAACGGACTGA
- a CDS encoding ATP-binding cassette domain-containing protein codes for MLTNPATLIAEDIHKKFGNTEVLKGISLTALQGSVIAMIGSSGSGKSTFLRCLNLLEIPDAGRVIIDGELIRMHYTKDKKYIPSDYKQVDKIRSKLGMVFQNFNLWSHMTILENIIEAPIHVLKVPKTKALEQARFLLNKVGIENKKDFYPNQLSGGQQQRAAIARALAMDPKVMLFDEPTSALDPELVNEVLKVMKQLAEEGRTMLIVTHEMNFAREVASEVIYLHNGRIEEQGPPKEVFNNPKSERCRQFLAKSLHNVLH; via the coding sequence ATGTTGACGAACCCTGCCACCTTAATTGCTGAAGATATCCATAAAAAATTTGGAAACACTGAAGTATTAAAAGGTATTTCTTTGACAGCACTTCAAGGAAGTGTCATTGCCATGATTGGAAGCAGCGGGTCAGGCAAAAGTACATTTTTACGTTGTTTAAATTTACTTGAAATACCGGATGCAGGTCGCGTTATCATTGATGGTGAATTAATTCGTATGCATTATACAAAAGATAAGAAATATATACCATCTGATTATAAACAAGTTGATAAAATTCGTTCAAAACTTGGTATGGTTTTTCAAAATTTTAATTTATGGTCTCATATGACCATTTTAGAAAATATCATTGAAGCACCTATTCACGTTTTAAAAGTACCCAAAACTAAAGCACTTGAACAAGCTAGATTTTTATTAAATAAAGTTGGGATTGAAAATAAAAAAGATTTTTATCCTAATCAATTATCTGGTGGGCAACAACAAAGAGCAGCTATAGCACGAGCCTTAGCTATGGATCCCAAAGTAATGTTGTTCGATGAACCAACTTCTGCTTTGGATCCTGAACTTGTTAACGAAGTCCTCAAAGTTATGAAACAATTAGCTGAAGAAGGACGAACCATGCTTATCGTCACCCACGAAATGAATTTCGCAAGAGAAGTAGCGTCCGAAGTTATTTATCTCCATAATGGCCGGATTGAAGAACAAGGCCCACCAAAAGAAGTATTTAACAACCCAAAATCAGAGCGATGCAGGCAATTTTTAGCCAAAAGCCTTCATAATGTTCTACATTGA
- a CDS encoding ABC transporter substrate-binding protein, which produces MELTLKKFIFFILAIVIILAIYFYNNPDVYQKFKNYLGLETNIATSSLQNDQATTDTGSNTPVGVPGLSKKIRIATEGAYPPFNYVDQTGELKGFDVDIAKALCEKMKADCEIVAQDWDGIIPGLQAKKYDAIIASMSITPQRKEQVDFSKKYYQTPARFVKKKDTDITISNDGLANKRVAVQRATIHENFIKDQFPKAIPVLYDTQDNANLDMVAGRVDLLFADSVVLNLGFLKTESGKDYEFVGPSYVEPKSILGEGVGIALRKGETDLLNSFNQAIDAIREDDTYKKINDTYFDFDVYGD; this is translated from the coding sequence ATGGAGCTTACCTTGAAAAAATTTATATTTTTTATTCTTGCCATCGTAATCATTCTTGCGATTTATTTTTATAACAATCCAGACGTTTATCAAAAATTTAAAAATTACCTAGGGCTTGAAACAAACATAGCAACATCTTCCTTACAAAATGATCAAGCCACGACAGATACCGGAAGCAATACACCTGTTGGTGTACCAGGATTATCTAAAAAAATCCGTATTGCGACAGAAGGAGCATATCCCCCTTTTAATTATGTCGATCAAACAGGGGAACTTAAAGGATTTGATGTTGATATAGCTAAAGCTTTATGTGAAAAAATGAAGGCAGATTGTGAAATCGTTGCCCAAGATTGGGATGGTATTATTCCAGGATTACAAGCAAAAAAATATGATGCTATTATAGCATCAATGTCTATTACACCCCAACGTAAAGAACAAGTTGATTTTAGTAAAAAATATTATCAAACACCAGCGCGTTTTGTTAAAAAGAAAGATACAGATATTACTATAAGCAATGATGGATTAGCTAATAAAAGGGTTGCTGTTCAACGTGCAACCATTCATGAGAATTTTATAAAAGATCAATTTCCTAAAGCTATTCCTGTTCTTTATGATACACAAGATAATGCTAACCTTGATATGGTAGCAGGGCGTGTCGATTTATTATTTGCAGATAGTGTTGTTTTAAATCTTGGTTTTTTAAAAACAGAAAGTGGCAAAGATTATGAATTTGTTGGACCAAGTTATGTAGAACCTAAAAGTATTTTAGGTGAAGGTGTGGGTATTGCTTTGCGTAAAGGAGAAACAGATTTACTTAATTCTTTTAATCAAGCTATTGATGCTATCCGAGAAGACGATACTTATAAAAAAATCAATGACACTTATTTTGACTTTGATGTTTATGGAGATTAA
- a CDS encoding ABC transporter permease subunit (The N-terminal region of this protein, as described by TIGR01726, is a three transmembrane segment that identifies a subfamily of ABC transporter permease subunits, which specificities that include histidine, arginine, glutamine, glutamate, L-cystine (sic), the opines (in Agrobacterium) octopine and nopaline, etc.), with protein MNDLINYGWMLCDGALLTLAVGISSLIMALALGLIMALIKIYTSPFFKNLANLYTGIIRGIPELVLLLLIYYQGSILLQHIALWVGHKDYININAFVTGVITLGFIYGAYATEVFRGAILAIPKGQIEAAAACGMSRFLIIKRILLPLLLRFALPGIGNVWLVLLKATAIISVIGLDELTRKAHIAAGATRNPFLFFLTAALIYLIFTNLSMIIIRKLEIKANQGFIKN; from the coding sequence ATGAATGACTTAATTAATTATGGATGGATGCTTTGCGATGGGGCTTTATTAACTCTTGCTGTTGGGATTTCATCTTTAATTATGGCCCTAGCTTTAGGGTTAATAATGGCTTTAATTAAAATTTATACATCACCATTTTTTAAAAATTTAGCCAATTTATATACAGGCATTATTCGCGGCATCCCTGAATTAGTACTTTTACTTTTAATCTATTATCAAGGTTCCATTCTTTTGCAACATATAGCTTTATGGGTTGGCCATAAAGACTATATTAATATTAACGCTTTTGTAACAGGTGTTATTACGCTTGGATTCATATACGGGGCTTATGCAACCGAAGTTTTTCGTGGCGCCATTCTAGCAATTCCAAAAGGGCAAATTGAAGCAGCCGCCGCATGCGGAATGTCGCGTTTTCTAATTATAAAACGTATTTTATTACCTTTACTTCTAAGATTTGCTTTACCTGGCATTGGTAATGTATGGTTAGTTTTACTAAAAGCCACCGCAATCATCTCTGTTATTGGTCTTGATGAATTAACTCGGAAAGCACATATTGCTGCAGGTGCCACAAGAAACCCTTTTTTATTTTTTCTTACAGCTGCTTTAATTTATTTAATATTTACAAACCTTTCTATGATTATTATCAGAAAACTTGAAATTAAAGCAAATCAAGGTTTCATAAAAAATTAA
- a CDS encoding ABC transporter permease subunit (The N-terminal region of this protein, as described by TIGR01726, is a three transmembrane segment that identifies a subfamily of ABC transporter permease subunits, which specificities that include histidine, arginine, glutamine, glutamate, L-cystine (sic), the opines (in Agrobacterium) octopine and nopaline, etc.) produces MNFSIIFNYIPDLFQGFLLTLELTFYSLALGLILAFLLAILKLSSYKIISQLAKAYIFFFRGTPILIQIYLIYYGFGQINIQNTFLWLIVKDAYSCALIALTLNTAAYTAEILQGAFKSVPLGEIEAGKACGMSKLLLFRRIILPISIRYILPAYSNEIILMLHASSLTSIITLMDLTGIARKLASQTLLQDTFFITIAAIYLAITYSILGIYKLLEKHLYKHLDKNQ; encoded by the coding sequence ATGAATTTTTCAATTATTTTTAATTACATTCCAGATTTATTCCAAGGGTTTCTTCTAACACTTGAACTGACTTTTTATTCATTAGCTCTTGGGTTAATTTTAGCATTTTTACTCGCAATTCTAAAACTTTCTTCTTATAAAATTATTTCTCAATTAGCAAAGGCCTATATCTTTTTTTTTCGCGGTACCCCTATATTAATTCAAATTTATCTTATCTATTATGGATTTGGACAGATTAATATTCAAAATACCTTTTTATGGCTTATTGTCAAAGATGCTTATAGTTGCGCCCTTATTGCTTTAACCCTTAATACTGCGGCCTATACAGCAGAGATATTACAAGGTGCTTTTAAATCTGTTCCTTTAGGAGAAATTGAAGCTGGAAAAGCATGTGGGATGTCAAAATTACTTTTATTTAGACGGATTATCCTACCCATTAGCATTCGATATATTTTACCCGCTTATTCTAATGAAATAATTCTTATGCTTCATGCTAGTTCATTAACAAGCATTATTACTTTAATGGATTTAACGGGTATTGCTCGCAAACTAGCTAGCCAAACCTTATTGCAAGATACTTTTTTTATTACAATTGCCGCTATATATTTGGCTATAACTTATAGTATTTTAGGAATTTATAAATTATTAGAAAAACATTTATATAAACATTTAGACAAAAACCAATAA